The Cryptomeria japonica chromosome 9, Sugi_1.0, whole genome shotgun sequence DNA segment TTCATAATGTCCACAGCATGAACTTAAAAAAAATCCAATATGCAAAGACCCCAAAAAATTAATATCTTGTATGAGTTCTATTATCATCTCGCTTTCAAAATTGAGATTTTTTATCTACTTGCCTGCATATGCAAATATGTACAAGTATATGACTGACCAATTACAGAAAAATACATACTACCACAATCTAGCAGTGATGTAAAAATAATTGATATAAGATCAATCTTGTCACTTGCATTATCTTCCAGACCAAAACTACAAATTACCAGAGCTAAAAAAATATGCCCTCTGATAAGAGTTAAGGACCTGTATATCATTGTTTCAATGTGATCGCTACAATGAAATCCATGGGTCCTATTTAAGATGCCTGAATCAGAGCTTTCACATCTAGAACAGCAGAACTAAACCACTGCTCAAAGGTACATGAATAGTAATATATACTTGCACTAAGGCATCATTGCTCACATCCAGAAGACTTGTGCACGAATCCCTACGGGCAGCATTTGCTGAATCTCCGTGCTACTGAAACAACAGTAGCCAAAAACATCAACCAAATACCCCTGTATTTGTTTTGTTTGTTGGCATGGCCTATGATCTGATTTATGAATAGCAACCAGCATGCTTATTCTGCACACATTTTCATGGACGATTCAGAGTGAGGAATTTTACTGATTTTAAAATGAAAATTGGCATGTTGAAGTTTAGTCTGTTTCTCAAATTCCAAAGGATTTCCAAAGATAGGTATAAAAGCCAACACAATATTTACAGACCTCTGTTTCCTTCTGAAGCTTGCTTGGAACGATTGAAACAGAGTCAAGAGAAAGTCCCCCTTTAGAATGTGTGCAATCAATTTGTGTCATAGAGAACTTTACTTCAGTCAACTTGTTCTCATTCTCAACCACAAAATTGCCAACATGATAATCAGTCCACTTTCCACGAGCATCACCAACAGGGCCATCCTCACCAGCCTGATCCAAATAATACCCTCGTGTAGCATGCTGACCATCTGATGTAGAAAGGCAGAATTGAACTGGTTTCAAATCCCATCCATGAACCTGGTTAAAAACTTGAACCCGACGACCCAATCTTCTAGCAGATGTCCCAAGCCGTAATCTGAAAGAAAGACTATATTCTCCTGCAGGAAGCTGAAATTTCACTACACCATCTACTTCAAACCACCAAAGCTGCTGAAGATATGCAATTTCATGGAACCTACAGGTTCCAAGAAAACATTTTAGGTAAGAAAAATTGTTCTTCGACTCCCTTTACTTTGAGCTTCATATACTTTATGATATATCACATATATATTACAATAATCTCTGAGACAAACAAATTAAGAAAGAAAGCCTTAAACGAATCATGAAGAATGATATGTATCAAAATGAAATGTCTCTTATCAGGTTATACCTAAGAGAACCAAAATGGATCAGAGGAACAAATTTTACCAAAAGAGCACCTCATATTGTTATCATTTTTCACAGCTCAACAGTACATTGTACAGCCATCTCATCAATAAaggtcaaaaatttcaaaatttaataagaaAGTTGATTAATCAACATTACTCCCAGTTCTAATGAACACAATTTCCCTATAAAGTAATAAATATCACTTAAACATGATTCCATTTCCTCCAACCAACAAATTAAAACATCAATCCTCCACTTATTTTATTCAAATTAGTTAAGCATTTACAGGGTAAATTAACATGGTGAAGTCAATTGATATAGGAAATTGTATGAAACACTTGTGCACAAATCCAGTAATTTCCGTGCATTCTAgacatcataaaaaaaaaattggtgtaaTAAATCATCTATAATCAGAAATTATTAGGCTTAGGCTCATTTTGCTTGTAATACTTCTTTTTGTAAACAtagtaatggaagaataaaatgtGTTAATTTTGGATCAGACTGTAGCAAATTAACTAGCAAGAACAGAAAGCAAATCAATGTGCACAATAAACACcaagaataccctgggaaaacctccctcttggaggtgaaaaacccagctaaagatctcagatcttattatgcaataatcagAAGTATTTTTACAATATGGCTTCAACTCTTAAAGCAATCAGAACCAGCAAACTACGCACAGTAGGATAAAGCCTTCAACTTAGGATATACACAAATGATAAACTTATCTCCAAGCATAGGATATCTGCTGTTAGGGAGGTTTGCTGTCTCAGAGATAGTGTTCGCTGTTCTAGGATGAAGATCGCTGTCATCAATGATTGTTTGCAGCCTTCAAATGATGTTCGCTGTCTTCAAGAAGGTGTTCGCTGCCTTCAAGAAGGATTTGTTGCCTTCTTAGATGAATTCGCTGGATACTGCTGCTAAAGGGAGATATTCACTGATTAGAGAATGTAATCGCTGTGTGTATGATATATTGAACAATGATTGCTGACTTGTAAGTTGTATATATAGGCGACATAGCCTTTTGATTCTCCAAGTCGGCTAGCACATATTTAATTTCAATCCAATGCATTAAGGTGGCACCAAAACTGAATTGATCCTATACATTACAAGTGACCCCAACATGGGTCAACTACAACACGTTATAGCCTCCATATATATTATTATGATTAGTGCAAGATGGGACATGACTAAGGCCAAAGGCCAATTAGTCATTCAAgcgtgctaggtcggccctagaagggatccgacctagctacaacaTTAGCACTCCCTCTTAGCTTGGGAGGAGACCACCTCAAGATCTGGGTCACATAgtgacaaccaccatggctactcccagagggtgggtccatcatggctacaccCATGAATGAAACAAacgaacacaagtgcccatcacacAATTGTGATGTCGTCATGTTGGatgacgttcaccatagctactcccaaggggtgaataaacacaagtgctaagtcatgaaatttcttccatgacatccaccatacctacttgcagagggtggatccaccatgcctactcacagagggtggaagagggctttcacctcaaacttctcccagagaagagtgcattaccaccatgcctacttgcagagggcggaacaagggctttcacctcaaacttctctcgcagagaagaatgcattaacaagggattgcacctcgaacttctccctcatagagaagaattcattaacaagggattgcacctcgaacttctccctcacaaagaagcactcattaacaagggcttttACCTCAAATTTTCTCCATCACAGAAAAgtgcattaaccaaatcttcatgatgacgtggctccctCTGAAGATGAAATgacaggctccctctgaagctgaaaaatGACATTTACTCCTTTTAGAACAAGAACCCTTCTGAGTTGACATTTGACCTTGGCTCCTCCTGAGGTGTCCCTATGTCAATTTCCACAAGCTAGAGGAGTGGACCTAGATTTGCACTCTCGAGCAATGTGACCATACttttcacacctaaaacattgaatgtgagataagtcctccTTTTTCGGAACAAGATTTGGACCTCTGTCTctattcctctttcttcttttgcctCTCTCCATAGAAGTGTGTGTAGCAAGGActtgattttccacatcataatgaTTATGCTCAATTCCTCTTGATATAAACCTTGACTCTTCTTGTATACAATCAACACGAAGGTGGTCAAATTTGGGAAATGTGGATCTCCCACTTATGGcttggataaatggctcccaagAGTGAGGAAGGCCATTCAATGCTAGCATGACAAGATCCTTGTCCACAACTTCTTCTCCAATGGCACTAAGCTGatctctcaattctgcaatcttcatgaagaaggatatGACTGATTCTCCCTTTGCCGTCTTGACTTGGTGAAGTTTCTGTCTCAATGCAAGTGCTCTActtgtgttgttgatttcatacatcccttccaatgtCTTGAACATATATCTGGCTGAAGACATCTTGGAGATGATGGGAACAAGATGATCTTTCATGGAGTCAATAAGGATCATCTTAGTTTTGGCATCATTCTTCTTGAATTGGAGTTTCTCCTCTTGATCTTCAGGCTCGGGCTGATCTTTTCCTTCTACAAACTGAagtagatcattctcttcaagtacAATAAGGACTCTAACCTTCCACAAGGTGAAGTTCAAAGCTCCGTCAAGTCTATCTTCGACCTTTAAACCGGTCACCATCTTCAATGCTGGAAACGGCGTGAAGAATGTGATGTAGAAGCGCTGCTATCACAAAGTCTGATCACAACTGAATCAaccttagctctaataccatgctAATTTTGGATCAGACTGTAGCAAATTAACTAGCAAGAACAGAAAGCAAATCAATGTGCACAATAAACACCaagagtaccctgggaaaacctccctcttggaagtGAAAAACCCAGCTAAagatctcagatcttattatgcaataatcagAAGTATTTTTACAATatggcttcaacacttgaagcaatcagaacCAGCAAACTACACACAGTAGGATAAAGCCTTCAACTTAGGATATACACAAATGATAAACTTATCTCCAAGCATAGGATATCTGCTGTTAAGGAGGTTTTCTGTCTCAGAGATAATGTTCGCTGTTCTAGGATGAAGATCGCTGTCATCAATGATAGTTCGCAGCCTTCAAATGATGTTCGCTGTCTACAAGAAGGTGTTCGCTGTCTTCAAGAAGGATTCTCTGCCTTCTTAGATGAATTTGCTGGTTACTGCTGCTAAAGGGAGATATTCGCTGATTAGAGAATGTAATCGCTGTGTGTATGATATGTCGAACAATGATTGCTGACTTGTATATATAGGCAACATAGCCTTTTGATTCTCCAAGTCGGCTAGCATATATTTAATTTCAATCCAATGCATTAAGGTGGCGCCAAAACTGAATTGATCCTCTACTTTACAAGTGACCCCAACATGGGTCAGCTTCAACATGTTACAGCCTCCATATATATTATTATGATTATTGCAAGATGGGAAATGACTAAGGCCAAAGGCCAATTAGTCATTCAAgcgtgctaggtcggccctagaagggatccgacctagctacaacaTTAACAAAATGGATGGTGCATTTTCCTTGAGATAGAAGGCAGTGGCACAACGAAAACCCACATCAAATTTCAAGGCTAACACAAGACATGATCAATCAAACAAGCAAAAAGGTAAAAGAAATTATTTTGACAAGCATGCCAGCATCCACTGAAGAAATCTCTCATACGATTCTCACCAACAAATAGTATCTTTAACATAGTGTTCACAAGTGCTTCTGGTTGTAACTGTGTGGTAGCTTTTACATAGTTTCATGGCCTTGTGACACATATCAATGCACCCTACAGAGCATCTTGGACAacattcaatgtcaaacttggcaAGGTAACTAAATAATTATCCTAACAACATTAAGCTCCCCGTGAGTAAAACCTTTTAATTAATATATAGGTAATACATGTTCACAATGCCTTTCTTAAAAAATACCAAACAAAGATTTCAATAGCATCTGTATGACCAGGTGTAAAGCTAATATGCAGCTTGCATGGCACTTGGATACTTAATTCTGATTATAGACATGACATTTCTACAGTCCATGTAATGCATTGTAACACTTCTGACAGAAAACTGTGTATTGCTTTTTGCATTGACATTTCAGATCACTCCCATCCTCTTTCTAATGATGGATCAGAGTATGATCCAAAATGTTAATGCAAAAAATCTCTACACAGATTTCTGCCAGAAGTCTCactgtttatgttttcttcttcctgATTATTGTACTAGcgatatattataaatttataactatTTAACAATTGCTAAAACTACAAAATGCCAAGTTTCTGTTACCAATCTTTACTTGCCCGACCTTTTTCTTGTGTCTGCACTCATATGTTCTCCCCATCATCACTTAGAATGATGGAGACTTGCTAACTCCATTTTCACAATTACTATCACCCTTTCTAAATTCATACATTATTAAATAGAATGCTTGTTGATATttccaaataaataataaatcaatgcCGTATAAATCATGTCAAGAGACTAATTTTTGAAACTTGACTTCACCCTGATGCCCCATTACCCAAACCTACccccaaggaaaaaaaaaaaaacaagaaaaccaaAATGAGTTTTCATGCCAAGAAATCACAGACCTGTGGACTAGCATATAGCAAGTCTTGGTGCCCAGAGATCAAAAGTACTCCAGTTATCTTGGGTAGCAGCTCATTTACAGGCAGGGCCCTCTTGGTTAGTTGCCCATAGAAAACCTCTGAAATTTAAATGGAGAGTTGGATTTTACCTGCAGATAAAATGAAATgcctaaataatgaaaaaataagtCTGCATAgtcaaaataacaacaaaaatttGAAGCAACAATACAGCTTGGCAATAGAGAATGTTTTGCCAAGCCACTTATTTCCTACATCACTGTAGTCGAAATTCAATTAAGATGTGCAGCTATATGGTGCTTCCATGGACTTGGAAACAAACTTTAAACAGGGAACTGATGAGCCAGCCTCTAAAGAAAAGTAAAGGCCAGGAAATTGGACTCAAAAGTAAATTATGCAAGACTAAACACAAATAATCAGGCTTCACACTGAAGTGATTTATGTGAAGACCAAATGCAAAAGGCTAAGACAAATAGGGAAGCAAATTGAATAAAAAAACCATTATAATCCCAATGGGAGACAACAATGACATCTCCTTGTCTGCAGAGTTATTCCAAACAGAAATCACAGAAACAAGAACACAATAAAAATTGCACTGGAACAGGTGAGTATGAAGATAAGACATTTTTTGTCAGTATAATTCATGAAGACAAGTGAGATAGCAGATGTGAGATTTGGCCCATATCAATGATAGTATCAGATAGTCACCAGCGACATGTTGATATGAGTGAATGTAAATAGATGTAGgaaaacaaaattgaaatggaGAAACATATAAAATGCGAGCTAAAGGATAAAGATCTATGTTCCACGGCATATTGGGGATGGGGATGGCAGTTTAGGTGGGGACAGCAGATGACagtaatacacacacacatatagtatTTACAAGCTTAGCTATTCAcgaaatcaaaattcaagttttagaCATATTCATATAATGTATGAAATTCAATATCCAATGTAAGATGCTCATTGATGCAAGTATAGAAGCCATTAAAAGAAATAAAGTCCTGATTTCATTGTTCAATGTTTTCATTAATAGAAAAGACCTGAAGGATACAAATTCATATATGAAAATGTAATGACAATATAAGTTTGTGGCATTTGTATGCTCTCATTTGAAATATGCATGATTTCACTTACAAATGCAATGTAATCAATCATGATTTTGCTCATTCCACACCTCTATACTCTAATTTTATAATTGTCTACTATCCTACCACTGTATGCAGTTATAAAATTGACACTGATAAAAAGGGTAACTGTGCGTTGCCATTCAACAGGGGCACATTTCATTCCATAGTTGTTTAGGGTCCTTCAATTACTGTAAAGTTTCTTTCCGTAGTTGCAAAAAACTGACCATAAATGattctctttattttattttttgaaaaaaaaaagtttttaaaaaattaaaaattaaaaaaaggggaTACATCCCCAATTTCCCTAGACAGCAGGGGGCAGTCAGGGGACATCCCCTGCTGTAGCCATGTCCCCGGGATGGCAATGGAACTTGCAGGCACATTCCTGGGGAACATAGATAAATATCTATTTGTAAATCACCAGAATCTAATGTGACATAAAACAATGAGATATAGCAACAAATTGAAACTTAATctctaaaattgagaaaagaaaactTCTGAAGTTTAAATGGAGAATCGACGTTTACCTGCAAATAAAATATCAGcaaaaatatgaaacaaaaattCAATGCTTACAAAACAGATTggcaagagaaaaaaaaaaaaaaaaagttttgcaaGTCACTAATTTCCTGCTTAGATGTTATGGAAATCCAATTCAAGATGTGCAGCTATAAGTGTGCTTCAGAACTTCCATTGAATTAGAAACAG contains these protein-coding regions:
- the LOC131048552 gene encoding F-box protein PP2-A15 isoform X2, producing the protein MGANLSRVYEGDDGRPPAGYPGLADIPENCIAGIFRHLSPLDICKLARLNRAFKGAASSDLVWAEKLPVCYQDMLSKLPLSKGQFLPKKEIYALLCKPISLDNGTKEVWLDKATGGVCLAISARAMAITGIDDHRYWRWIPCEESRFHEIAYLQQLWWFEVDGVVKFQLPAGEYSLSFRLRLGTSARRLGRRVQVFNQVHGWDLKPVQFCLSTSDGQHATRGYYLDQAGEDGPVGDARGKWTDYHVGNFVVENENKLTEVKFSMTQIDCTHSKGGLSLDSVSIVPSKLQKETENKHAGCYS
- the LOC131048552 gene encoding F-box protein PP2-A15 isoform X1, which translates into the protein MGANLSRVYEGDDGRPPAGYPGLADIPENCIAGIFRHLSPLDICKLARLNRAFKGAASSDLVWAEKLPVCYQDMLSKLPLSKGQFLPKKEIYALLCKPISLDNGTKEVWLDKATGGVCLAISARAMAITGIDDHRYWRWIPCEESRFHEIAYLQQLWWFEVDGVVKFQLPAGEYSLSFRLRLGTSARRLGRRVQVFNQVHGWDLKPVQFCLSTSDGQHATRGYYLDQAGEDGPVGDARGKWTDYHVGNFVVENENKLTEVKFSMTQIDCTHSKGGLSLDSVSIVPSKLQKETEVCKYCVGFYTYLWKSFGI